The following proteins are co-located in the Vibrio astriarenae genome:
- the aroA gene encoding 3-phosphoshikimate 1-carboxyvinyltransferase, translated as MESLTLNPIQRVNGVVNLPGSKSVSNRALLLAALAKGTTRLTNLLDSDDIRHMLNALTKLGVSYRLSEDKTVCEVEGLGRPFDVTEAQELFLGNAGTAMRPLAAALCLGRGEFVLTGEPRMKERPIGHLVNALREAGADIEYLENTDYPPLKINATGLKSGSVSIDGSISSQFLTAFLMSAPLAEGEITINIVGELVSKPYIDITLHIMKQFGVEVMNNDYQQFVVPAGQHYLAPGDFLVEGDASSASYFLAAAAIKGGEIKVTGIGKNSIQGDIQFADALEKMGAEIEWGDDYVISRVGELKAIDMDYNHIPDAAMTIATTALFAEGTTAIRNVYNWRVKETDRLAAMATELRKVGAEVEEGEDYLIVQPPAQLKHAAIDTYDDHRMAMCFSLVALSDTPVTINDPGCTSKTFPDYFDKLAELSC; from the coding sequence ATGGAAAGCCTGACTTTAAATCCTATTCAACGCGTGAATGGCGTTGTGAACTTACCTGGCTCGAAGAGTGTATCGAATCGTGCGTTACTGCTTGCCGCTCTTGCCAAAGGAACCACACGACTGACTAACCTACTCGATAGTGATGACATCCGTCATATGTTAAATGCTCTGACTAAGCTTGGGGTGAGCTATCGTCTGTCTGAAGATAAAACAGTATGTGAAGTTGAAGGCTTGGGACGTCCATTTGATGTAACAGAAGCCCAAGAGCTGTTTTTGGGTAATGCGGGCACGGCGATGCGTCCATTAGCCGCTGCGCTGTGTTTAGGTCGTGGTGAGTTTGTTCTTACGGGTGAGCCGCGCATGAAAGAGCGCCCTATTGGCCACTTAGTTAATGCACTTCGAGAAGCAGGTGCAGATATTGAGTACCTAGAGAACACGGATTACCCACCGCTAAAAATTAATGCGACTGGACTCAAGTCTGGCTCTGTATCGATTGATGGATCTATCTCAAGCCAGTTTTTAACGGCATTTTTAATGTCAGCACCCCTAGCGGAAGGTGAAATCACAATTAACATCGTCGGTGAATTGGTTTCAAAGCCCTACATCGATATTACACTGCACATCATGAAGCAGTTTGGTGTTGAGGTGATGAACAACGATTACCAACAGTTCGTCGTTCCGGCGGGTCAGCACTACCTTGCTCCAGGTGATTTCTTGGTAGAGGGTGATGCGTCATCTGCGTCATACTTCCTTGCTGCAGCGGCGATCAAAGGTGGCGAGATCAAGGTAACGGGCATTGGTAAAAACAGCATTCAAGGTGATATCCAGTTTGCCGATGCACTGGAGAAAATGGGTGCAGAAATTGAGTGGGGTGATGACTATGTGATCTCTCGTGTCGGTGAGCTAAAAGCCATCGATATGGATTACAACCACATCCCAGATGCGGCAATGACGATTGCAACCACAGCGCTATTTGCTGAGGGAACAACGGCGATACGCAATGTCTATAACTGGCGCGTAAAAGAGACAGATCGCTTGGCTGCAATGGCAACGGAACTGCGTAAAGTCGGTGCTGAAGTTGAAGAGGGTGAGGACTACCTAATCGTTCAACCGCCCGCTCAGTTGAAGCATGCTGCAATCGATACGTATGATGATCACCGCATGGCAATGTGCTTCTCACTAGTTGCATTGAGCGATACACCGGTGACTATTAATGATCCGGGCTGCACGTCTAAGACGTTCCCTGATTACTTTGACAAGCTTGCAGAGCTAAGCTGTTAA
- a CDS encoding thymidine kinase: MAQMYFYYSAMNAGKSTTLLQSSFNYQERGMNPLILTAALDDRYGVGKVSSRIGLQAEAQLFGTDTDLFADISALNEQEKRHCVLVDECQFLSKEQVYQLTEVVDKLNIPVLCYGLRTDFLGELFEGSRHLLAWADKLIELKTICHCGRKANMVIRTDEHGKAIAEGDQVAIGGNDRYVSVCRQHYKEALGK, encoded by the coding sequence TTGGCTCAGATGTACTTCTATTACTCGGCAATGAACGCGGGTAAGTCGACAACTCTTCTTCAATCTTCTTTTAACTATCAAGAACGTGGCATGAATCCTTTGATTCTGACGGCCGCACTTGACGATCGTTACGGTGTGGGCAAGGTGAGCTCTCGTATTGGCTTACAAGCAGAAGCACAGCTATTTGGCACGGATACCGACTTGTTTGCGGATATCAGCGCTCTCAACGAGCAAGAGAAGCGTCACTGTGTTCTGGTGGATGAGTGTCAGTTTTTGAGTAAAGAGCAGGTGTACCAGCTTACTGAAGTGGTGGATAAGCTGAATATACCCGTGCTTTGCTATGGTCTACGCACAGACTTTTTAGGAGAGCTTTTCGAAGGTAGCCGTCATCTTCTTGCGTGGGCAGATAAATTGATTGAGCTGAAAACGATTTGTCACTGTGGTCGTAAAGCCAACATGGTGATTCGTACCGATGAGCACGGTAAAGCGATTGCTGAAGGCGATCAGGTTGCGATTGGTGGTAATGACCGTTATGTGTCGGTATGCCGTCAGCACTACAAGGAAGCGTTAGGTAAGTAA
- the glgA gene encoding glycogen synthase GlgA: MEKLNLWFTVSEAQGLVKSGGLADVAKALPKALQELGHQVAIALPAYQSIPHVSDAPVLFETELNHWPHTAYKVRKSELDGVDVYLIDCPQYFARPELYAENNHAYDDNGERFSFFSAASLDVLQKLDIKPDLVHANDWHTGFVPFLLKTRYREDPYFANMKSVLTVHNAVFKGIFHYHQVQNIPELNLSGMEFLRYGHDQVSMLRAGIAFADKINAVSPNYASELLTPLGAHGLVDDFVHRACDLHGIVNGCDYSEWEPSTDEFLPTPYTSEATSLHKGKADAKLTLQQEVGLPQENKPMFGMVCRLTHQKGFSYLLPILEKFLKNDVQVVIIGTGEAEIASWLRGIASRHPQKFAFLEAYSNRYAHLIEAGSDFFLMPSEFEACGLNQIYSMAYGTLPIVREVGGLKDTVIDYDIAPEEATGFSFREPTPEALLVAMQRALLLLLQEPDRFVEIQQRAMQKDFSWKESAVQYVKMYEMAKKDG, encoded by the coding sequence GTGGAAAAACTCAATCTCTGGTTTACCGTTTCAGAAGCTCAAGGATTGGTGAAAAGTGGCGGGCTTGCCGATGTGGCAAAAGCCCTGCCTAAAGCATTACAGGAACTTGGTCATCAGGTAGCGATTGCGCTACCTGCTTATCAAAGCATCCCTCACGTATCTGACGCACCAGTTCTGTTTGAAACAGAGCTTAATCATTGGCCTCACACGGCATATAAGGTCCGTAAGTCTGAGTTAGACGGTGTTGATGTTTATCTTATTGATTGTCCGCAGTACTTTGCTCGCCCAGAGCTCTATGCTGAAAACAATCATGCGTATGACGATAACGGTGAGCGTTTTAGCTTCTTCTCTGCCGCGAGCCTAGATGTTTTGCAAAAGCTCGATATTAAGCCAGATTTGGTTCATGCGAACGATTGGCATACCGGGTTTGTCCCGTTTTTGCTGAAAACTCGCTACCGTGAAGATCCTTACTTTGCGAATATGAAGAGTGTACTCACTGTTCACAACGCAGTGTTTAAAGGTATTTTCCATTACCATCAAGTGCAGAATATTCCGGAACTGAATTTGTCTGGGATGGAGTTCCTGCGTTACGGGCATGATCAAGTAAGCATGCTCCGTGCGGGTATTGCATTCGCGGATAAGATTAATGCGGTGAGCCCAAACTATGCATCAGAGTTGCTGACACCGTTGGGCGCACATGGCTTAGTGGATGATTTTGTTCACCGAGCTTGTGACCTTCACGGAATCGTTAACGGTTGTGATTACTCAGAGTGGGAGCCTTCTACTGATGAGTTCTTACCAACGCCGTATACATCAGAGGCAACGTCTCTGCACAAGGGTAAAGCAGACGCTAAGCTGACACTGCAACAAGAAGTAGGCTTACCTCAAGAGAACAAACCTATGTTTGGTATGGTGTGTCGTTTGACTCACCAAAAAGGCTTCTCATACCTTCTGCCTATTCTCGAGAAGTTTCTTAAGAATGATGTTCAGGTGGTGATCATCGGTACCGGCGAGGCTGAAATTGCTTCTTGGTTACGTGGTATCGCAAGTCGTCACCCGCAGAAGTTTGCTTTCTTGGAAGCCTACAGTAACCGTTATGCCCATTTGATCGAGGCGGGTTCAGACTTCTTCCTTATGCCATCAGAGTTTGAGGCTTGTGGTTTGAATCAAATCTACAGCATGGCTTACGGAACGCTGCCAATTGTACGTGAAGTGGGTGGCCTAAAAGATACGGTTATTGACTACGATATAGCACCAGAAGAGGCGACAGGCTTTAGCTTTAGAGAGCCAACCCCTGAAGCGCTATTGGTTGCGATGCAACGTGCTTTGTTGTTGTTACTTCAAGAACCAGACAGGTTTGTCGAGATTCAACAACGAGCGATGCAGAAAGATTTTAGCTGGAAAGAGTCTGCTGTTCAGTACGTGAAAATGTATGAAATGGCAAAGAAAGACGGCTAG
- a CDS encoding alpha/beta fold hydrolase, with translation MSDSLLFHKTFLHPTSKEWVVFVHGAGGSSSIWFKQIKSYREHFNLLLVDLRGHGKSNQFIKDIISHTYTFKEVTKDVVKVLDHLKISSAHFVGMSLGTIIVRTLAELETQRVRSMVLGGAVTRLNARSQVLVKVGDWSKNFVPYMWLYSLFAYIVMPQRNQRESRHLFIREANKLCQKEFKRWFKLAADVNPLMHYFRDRELPIPTLYLMGDRDYMFIKPVKEMVARHDKSELLEIEDCGHVCNVEKPDEFNTHSIGFIQRHSLA, from the coding sequence ATGTCAGATAGTTTGCTTTTCCATAAGACCTTTTTACACCCGACCAGCAAAGAGTGGGTGGTCTTTGTACATGGAGCAGGCGGTAGCTCTTCGATTTGGTTTAAGCAGATCAAGTCGTATCGAGAGCATTTTAATTTGCTGCTCGTTGACCTTCGTGGACATGGAAAGTCGAATCAATTCATAAAAGACATTATCAGCCATACCTATACCTTTAAAGAGGTCACCAAAGATGTGGTGAAAGTGCTCGATCACTTAAAGATCTCCTCTGCACATTTTGTTGGGATGTCTTTAGGAACCATTATTGTTCGCACGCTGGCAGAGTTAGAAACCCAACGCGTAAGGAGCATGGTGCTAGGTGGAGCGGTAACGCGTTTAAACGCGCGTTCACAGGTGTTAGTAAAGGTTGGGGACTGGTCGAAAAACTTCGTGCCTTATATGTGGTTGTACAGCCTTTTCGCTTATATCGTGATGCCACAGCGTAACCAGAGAGAATCACGACACCTTTTCATTCGCGAGGCGAACAAGCTTTGCCAAAAAGAGTTCAAACGGTGGTTTAAACTGGCTGCTGATGTGAATCCTTTAATGCACTACTTCCGCGATAGAGAACTGCCGATCCCAACGCTTTATTTGATGGGTGATCGCGACTACATGTTTATCAAACCAGTAAAAGAGATGGTGGCCCGCCATGATAAGAGCGAGCTACTTGAAATTGAAGACTGTGGACATGTTTGCAACGTAGAAAAGCCAGATGAGTTTAATACACACTCTATCGGCTTTATTCAGCGCCACTCTTTAGCCTAG
- the topA gene encoding type I DNA topoisomerase — protein sequence MGKSLVIVESPAKAKTINKYLGKDFVVKSSVGHVRDLPTAGQSTGQKKAAPISTKGMSAEEKARVKKEKDRKSLIKKMGIDPYNGWEANYQILPGKEKVVSELQKLAQDADYVYLATDLDREGEAIAWHLREIIGGDEERYKRVVFNEITKNAIQQAFEQPGELNIDGVNAQQARRFMDRVVGFMVSPLLWKKVARGLSAGRVQSVAVKLLVEREREIKAFIPEEFWDIHANTVTKDTTDFRLQVAQKDGSAFKPVNEAETKAAMSVLEKAAYEVCKREDRPTSSKPSAPYITSTLQQAASTRLGYGVKKTMMLAQRLYEAGYITYMRTDSTNLSKEAVEAAREFIGSEFGDAYLPASPLVYGSKEGAQEAHEAIRPSDVAVKADDLQGMEADAHKLYALIWNQFVACQMTPAKYDSTTVSVKAAEYTLKAKGRILKFDGWTRVQRPLGKNEDQILPAVQVGDVLSLKDLEPKQHFTKPPARFTEAALVKELEKRGIGRPSTYASIISTIQDRGYVRVDQRRFYAEKMGEIVTDRLDDSFNDLMNYDFTARMEEKLDQVAEGEVNWKNMLDNFFGDFTGELEKAELDEDHGGMKPNHIVMTDIECPTCSRPMGIRTASTGVFLGCSGYALPPKERCKTTINLGDEEGIINVLEEDVETAALRAKKRCPICETAMDAYLIDDKRKMHVCGNNPNCDGYVVEHGEFKVKGYDGPVVECDKCGSDMVLKNGRFGKYMDCTNEDCKNTRKILKNGEVAPPKEDPVHFPELPCENSDAYFVLRDGASGLFMAASNFPKSRETRAPLVEELARFKDRISPKFQYLADAPTHDPDGRPAVVRFSRKTKENYIRSEDDGKPSGWTGLFIDGKWEITDKRKKPKK from the coding sequence ATGGGTAAATCACTGGTTATTGTGGAGTCGCCAGCCAAGGCGAAAACCATCAATAAGTACCTAGGTAAAGACTTTGTCGTTAAGTCGAGTGTTGGTCACGTACGTGATCTTCCAACGGCTGGTCAAAGCACTGGGCAGAAAAAAGCAGCGCCAATATCCACCAAAGGCATGAGTGCGGAAGAGAAAGCTCGAGTCAAAAAAGAAAAAGACCGTAAGTCTCTCATCAAGAAGATGGGTATCGACCCGTACAACGGATGGGAAGCGAACTACCAAATCCTTCCAGGTAAGGAAAAGGTGGTTTCTGAGCTACAAAAACTCGCACAAGACGCTGATTACGTTTATCTCGCAACCGATTTGGACCGTGAGGGAGAGGCTATCGCTTGGCACCTTCGCGAGATCATCGGCGGTGATGAAGAGCGATACAAACGCGTTGTGTTTAATGAAATTACTAAAAACGCGATTCAACAAGCATTTGAACAGCCGGGTGAGTTAAACATTGACGGTGTCAATGCGCAGCAAGCCCGTCGTTTTATGGACCGTGTCGTGGGCTTTATGGTTTCACCTCTGCTGTGGAAGAAAGTCGCACGTGGTCTATCGGCAGGTCGTGTACAGTCGGTTGCAGTGAAGCTGTTGGTTGAGCGTGAGCGCGAAATCAAAGCCTTCATTCCAGAAGAGTTCTGGGATATTCATGCTAATACGGTAACGAAAGATACTACGGACTTTAGACTGCAAGTTGCACAGAAAGATGGTTCGGCTTTCAAACCGGTGAATGAAGCGGAAACGAAAGCAGCAATGAGCGTGCTTGAGAAAGCAGCTTATGAAGTGTGTAAGCGCGAAGACCGCCCAACAAGCAGCAAGCCATCAGCGCCATATATCACGTCGACGCTGCAACAAGCAGCAAGCACCCGTCTAGGCTACGGCGTGAAAAAGACCATGATGCTCGCTCAGCGCCTCTATGAGGCGGGTTACATCACTTATATGCGTACAGACTCAACTAACCTAAGTAAAGAGGCTGTAGAGGCTGCTCGTGAGTTTATTGGTAGTGAGTTTGGTGATGCTTACCTTCCTGCAAGCCCATTGGTCTATGGCAGCAAAGAGGGTGCACAAGAAGCGCACGAAGCGATTCGTCCTTCTGATGTTGCCGTGAAAGCTGATGACCTACAAGGTATGGAAGCCGATGCACACAAGCTTTACGCTCTAATTTGGAATCAATTCGTTGCCTGTCAAATGACACCTGCGAAGTACGATTCAACCACAGTGAGTGTGAAAGCGGCAGAGTATACGCTTAAAGCGAAAGGTCGTATTCTTAAGTTTGATGGTTGGACGCGTGTACAACGTCCACTAGGCAAAAATGAAGACCAAATTCTCCCAGCAGTACAAGTGGGTGATGTATTGAGCTTGAAAGATCTTGAGCCGAAACAGCACTTCACTAAGCCACCAGCGCGATTTACCGAAGCTGCCTTGGTTAAAGAACTGGAGAAACGTGGTATTGGCCGTCCTTCGACGTATGCATCGATCATCTCCACAATTCAAGATCGTGGCTACGTGAGAGTAGATCAACGCCGTTTCTACGCAGAGAAAATGGGCGAAATCGTGACCGATCGCCTCGATGATAGCTTTAATGATCTCATGAACTATGACTTCACGGCGCGTATGGAAGAGAAGCTCGACCAAGTGGCTGAAGGTGAAGTGAACTGGAAGAACATGCTGGATAACTTCTTTGGTGATTTCACCGGTGAGTTAGAGAAAGCTGAGCTCGATGAAGATCACGGCGGTATGAAACCAAACCATATCGTGATGACAGACATTGAATGTCCGACATGTTCGCGTCCAATGGGTATTCGCACCGCTTCTACGGGTGTATTCTTGGGCTGTTCTGGCTATGCATTACCGCCGAAAGAGCGTTGTAAGACCACCATCAACTTGGGTGATGAAGAGGGGATTATCAATGTTCTTGAAGAAGATGTAGAAACTGCTGCACTGAGAGCGAAAAAGCGTTGTCCAATCTGTGAAACCGCGATGGATGCGTACCTTATCGATGATAAGCGCAAGATGCACGTCTGTGGTAACAACCCGAACTGTGATGGTTATGTGGTTGAACACGGTGAGTTCAAAGTGAAAGGTTACGATGGACCGGTTGTTGAGTGTGACAAGTGTGGTTCAGACATGGTGCTGAAAAATGGTCGCTTTGGTAAGTACATGGACTGTACCAATGAAGACTGTAAGAACACGCGTAAGATTCTGAAAAATGGTGAAGTTGCACCTCCAAAAGAGGATCCTGTGCACTTCCCTGAGCTTCCTTGTGAAAACTCAGATGCTTACTTTGTCTTGCGTGATGGTGCTTCTGGTCTGTTCATGGCCGCAAGTAACTTCCCTAAATCACGTGAAACACGTGCGCCGTTAGTGGAAGAGCTGGCTCGATTTAAAGACCGTATTTCACCGAAGTTCCAATATCTGGCAGATGCACCGACTCATGATCCTGATGGTCGTCCAGCGGTGGTTCGATTTAGCCGTAAAACCAAGGAAAATTACATTCGCTCGGAAGACGATGGTAAGCCTTCAGGTTGGACTGGCTTGTTTATCGATGGTAAATGGGAAATTACCGATAAGCGTAAAAAGCCTAAAAAATAA
- a CDS encoding YciN family protein — MSDKKTISEFDLLLIANQIIQEHDDYIEGMRADSVTEKEGVLVFKGEYFLDANGLPTQNTTAVFNMFKYLAHHLSKEFTIQK, encoded by the coding sequence ATGAGTGACAAGAAAACCATCTCTGAATTCGACCTACTACTGATTGCTAACCAGATTATCCAAGAGCACGACGATTATATCGAGGGTATGCGCGCAGACTCAGTCACAGAAAAAGAGGGCGTTTTGGTTTTTAAAGGGGAGTACTTCCTTGACGCCAATGGCCTACCGACACAAAATACTACGGCTGTGTTTAATATGTTCAAGTATCTCGCTCACCACCTTTCTAAAGAGTTCACCATACAAAAGTAA
- a CDS encoding putative signal transducing protein has translation MKIYFAKHPTEAHIVAQMLQQQGFQCEVRGDTLFSLQGELPFNEETFPHVWLFDNALAPQAQAHIKEYLQQKASLKEWQCHECHELNEGQFGACWQCGAAAPHQG, from the coding sequence ATGAAAATCTATTTTGCTAAACATCCCACGGAAGCCCATATTGTTGCTCAAATGCTCCAGCAACAAGGTTTTCAATGTGAGGTGCGTGGAGATACGTTGTTTAGTTTACAGGGAGAATTGCCCTTCAATGAGGAGACGTTTCCTCACGTGTGGCTATTTGATAACGCGCTAGCCCCTCAAGCACAGGCTCACATTAAAGAATACCTACAGCAAAAAGCGAGTTTAAAAGAGTGGCAGTGTCATGAGTGTCACGAACTCAATGAGGGGCAGTTCGGAGCGTGTTGGCAGTGTGGAGCTGCCGCTCCACATCAAGGCTAG
- the glgC gene encoding glucose-1-phosphate adenylyltransferase: MAGVLGMILAGGEGSRLMPLTESRTKPAVPFGGSYRLIDFALNNFRNADLMKVYVLTQFKSQSLYLHMKKGWNPTSITGRFIDLIPAQMRDGKRWYEGTADAIYQNVGFIKEEDPEQVAIFGSDHIYKMDIRQMLDFHKENKASLTVSALRMPLSEASSFGVIEVDEQGKMIGFEEKPKNPKSIPGHPDMALVSMGNYIFETECLCSELHEDAKNTESSHDFGKDIIPKLYPQGEVYVYDFSTNDIPGEKPTTYWRDVGTIGSYWAAHMDLLEEDAPFSLYNRSWQLHTYYPPLPPATFVDADHRKVKITDSLISGGSYIQGSTIYKSVLGYRSNIASGTTISESVILGDVKIGAGCKIRRAVIDKDVEIAPGTVIGEDLEVDAKRFHVSSEGIVVIAKGTKVGF; this comes from the coding sequence ATGGCTGGTGTTTTAGGGATGATCCTTGCTGGTGGCGAAGGCTCACGTCTTATGCCTTTGACTGAGTCTCGTACTAAACCTGCTGTACCATTCGGTGGCAGCTACCGTCTAATCGACTTTGCTTTAAACAACTTCCGTAACGCAGACCTGATGAAGGTTTACGTACTGACACAGTTTAAATCTCAATCACTCTACCTACACATGAAGAAAGGTTGGAACCCAACCAGCATTACTGGCCGTTTTATTGACCTTATCCCTGCGCAAATGCGTGACGGTAAGCGTTGGTACGAAGGGACTGCTGATGCTATCTACCAAAACGTAGGTTTCATCAAAGAGGAAGATCCTGAGCAAGTTGCTATCTTCGGTTCTGACCACATCTACAAGATGGATATCCGTCAAATGCTCGATTTCCACAAGGAAAATAAAGCGAGTTTGACAGTTTCAGCGCTGCGTATGCCTTTGTCAGAGGCATCGTCGTTCGGTGTTATCGAAGTGGATGAGCAAGGTAAAATGATTGGTTTCGAGGAAAAACCAAAGAATCCTAAGTCAATTCCTGGTCATCCAGATATGGCTCTGGTTTCTATGGGTAACTACATCTTCGAAACAGAGTGTTTGTGCAGTGAACTGCACGAAGATGCGAAAAACACAGAGTCTAGCCATGACTTTGGTAAAGACATCATTCCAAAGCTTTACCCACAAGGTGAAGTGTATGTATACGACTTCTCAACCAATGACATTCCTGGTGAGAAGCCAACAACTTACTGGCGTGATGTTGGTACCATTGGCTCTTACTGGGCGGCACATATGGACCTGCTAGAAGAAGATGCGCCGTTCTCACTTTACAACCGCTCTTGGCAGCTACACACGTACTACCCGCCATTGCCACCAGCGACATTCGTTGATGCGGACCATCGTAAAGTTAAGATCACGGATAGCTTGATTTCGGGCGGTAGTTATATCCAAGGATCAACCATTTACAAGTCGGTACTGGGCTATCGTAGTAACATTGCTTCTGGTACAACCATCTCAGAATCTGTTATTTTAGGTGACGTAAAGATTGGCGCAGGCTGTAAAATTCGCCGTGCCGTCATTGATAAAGACGTCGAAATTGCACCAGGCACTGTCATTGGCGAGGACTTAGAGGTGGATGCAAAACGCTTCCACGTTTCGTCTGAAGGCATTGTCGTGATTGCGAAAGGAACTAAAGTAGGATTCTAA
- a CDS encoding arginyltransferase gives MNSDLYHIRIGLTAPHECAYLPNHQERMAVALDEPNHSPEGYEILLANGFRRSGDVIYKPHCTLCQACEAIRVSIGDFKVSPSQKRIVSKSRHIRAEMKEELDEEWFELYARYIEARHRNGTMYPPKKDDFFKFAHCSWLPTRFLHLYDEERLIAVAVTDVMPHCASAFYTFFDPDYPISLGTLAVLKQIEYSQETQKQWLYLGYQIDECPAMNYKVRFHRHQRLVNHRWQG, from the coding sequence ATGAACTCAGATCTCTACCATATTAGGATCGGTCTTACCGCCCCACATGAATGCGCCTATCTCCCCAACCATCAGGAGAGAATGGCGGTTGCACTCGACGAACCTAATCACTCTCCTGAAGGGTATGAAATACTGCTAGCCAACGGGTTTCGTCGCAGTGGTGATGTGATCTATAAGCCACACTGCACTTTATGCCAGGCCTGTGAGGCGATTCGCGTGTCCATTGGTGACTTCAAAGTGTCCCCAAGCCAAAAACGTATTGTGAGTAAATCACGCCATATTCGTGCTGAGATGAAAGAAGAACTCGATGAGGAGTGGTTCGAACTGTATGCTAGATATATAGAAGCGCGTCATCGCAACGGTACCATGTATCCGCCCAAGAAAGATGACTTCTTTAAATTCGCTCACTGTTCTTGGTTGCCAACGCGATTTCTACACTTGTATGACGAGGAGCGATTAATCGCTGTTGCTGTCACAGATGTGATGCCGCATTGTGCCAGTGCCTTCTACACTTTTTTCGACCCGGACTACCCAATATCGTTGGGAACGCTCGCCGTACTTAAGCAGATAGAATATAGCCAAGAAACTCAGAAACAGTGGTTATATTTAGGCTATCAAATCGACGAATGTCCAGCTATGAACTACAAAGTCCGCTTTCATCGCCATCAAAGGCTAGTAAATCATCGTTGGCAAGGGTAG
- the aat gene encoding leucyl/phenylalanyl-tRNA--protein transferase translates to MAIYLTELDPFNVEFPSVFDALEEPSGLLAFGGDLSPKRLLTAYRSGIFPWYGPDEPLLWWSPAPRAVFNPVTFQPAKSLKKFQRKHDYRVSINQATEQVIDYCASTRSAEETWIHPEMRKAYKRLASLGYCHSVEVWRDQTLIGGLYGLSMGQLFCGESMFSLESNASKIGLWYFCEHFKQHSGRLIDCQIMNPHLASLGAQELPRLEFMQQLETLRDQSIGIGCFEPQWITLD, encoded by the coding sequence ATGGCGATTTACCTAACCGAATTAGACCCCTTCAACGTCGAGTTCCCATCAGTATTTGACGCGCTCGAAGAACCAAGCGGCTTATTAGCCTTTGGCGGTGATTTGTCGCCAAAGCGACTACTGACTGCCTACCGAAGCGGTATCTTTCCTTGGTATGGCCCTGATGAGCCTTTGTTATGGTGGAGCCCTGCACCACGTGCTGTGTTTAATCCAGTCACCTTTCAGCCCGCCAAAAGCTTGAAAAAGTTTCAACGCAAACACGATTATCGAGTCTCAATAAATCAAGCCACAGAGCAAGTGATTGACTACTGCGCCTCGACTCGCAGCGCCGAAGAGACCTGGATTCATCCAGAAATGCGCAAAGCGTACAAACGTCTAGCAAGCCTTGGATACTGTCATTCCGTTGAGGTATGGCGCGATCAAACCCTTATCGGTGGACTCTACGGTCTTTCAATGGGTCAGCTCTTTTGTGGTGAATCGATGTTTAGCTTAGAAAGCAACGCCTCAAAGATCGGTCTTTGGTATTTCTGTGAGCATTTTAAACAACACAGCGGCAGACTCATTGACTGCCAGATCATGAACCCTCACCTAGCATCATTAGGGGCACAAGAGTTGCCAAGGCTTGAATTTATGCAACAATTAGAGACGCTTAGAGATCAAAGCATCGGCATCGGGTGTTTTGAACCACAATGGATAACTTTGGATTAA
- the infA gene encoding translation initiation factor IF-1 yields MAKEDVIEMQGTVLDTLPNTMFRVELENGHVVTAHISGKMRKNYIRILTGDKVTVEMTPYDLSKGRIVFRAR; encoded by the coding sequence ATGGCTAAAGAAGACGTAATCGAGATGCAAGGCACTGTCCTTGATACTCTACCAAACACTATGTTCCGCGTTGAGCTAGAAAACGGCCACGTAGTAACGGCACACATCTCAGGTAAAATGCGTAAGAACTACATCCGTATTCTTACTGGTGACAAAGTAACTGTAGAGATGACGCCATACGACCTATCTAAAGGTCGCATCGTCTTCCGTGCTCGTTAA